The Nostoc sp. 'Lobaria pulmonaria (5183) cyanobiont' DNA window TAGGATGCTGCCAGCGAACCAACGCTTCCATAGCTATAATTTGTCCACTGTGTAAATCAATCAGAGGTTGATAATAAACCAGCATTTCGTTGCGATCAAGCGCTCTATGTAATTCATTTTCTAAAGTTATTCGCTCCTGCAACTGAGCATTAATTTCCGGTGAATAGAATTGGTATTTGCTACGCCCTCGTTGCTTCGCCTGGTACAGTGCTATATGAGCCTGCTGCAAAAGTTGATCTACGCTATTAGGATCATTTATTCCATTAATTGTGATACCGATGCTGGCGGTGATATGAATCAAGTTCCCTTTTATAGAAAAGGGTTTGCTCAGGGTGCTTAACAGTATCTGAGATAGCTTAATCACACTTTCAAAAGAAACAATGTCTATACGGGCAATGGCAAATTCATCTCCACTCAAATGGGTAAGAATATCTGTTTGTGTCATGCAGAGTGATAACCTGTGAGCAACTACTCTTAACAACAAATTTGTTGTTTCATGCTCTAATCCATGACTCATAGCAGTGAAATCATCAATACCCAATAAAAAGACGGCTACAAAGCGCTGATTATTTTCAGGTTGAGATAGAGTCTGATGGAGGCTATCGCGAAATAAATCACGATTGGGCAATCCAGTTAGATCGTCATAATTACTGATGTAATGAATTAACTCATCCAATTTGTAAAGAGTTTGTGAAGTATCTGCCATCAATGTACCGGCTTCATCAGCAAATTCTGTGGGCAATTCAGGTAAGGTTTTGGTGTTTAGATAATTTTGCAATGCAGCAGATGTCAAAATAACCGGTTTGAGGAGGTGGTGTAGTGCGTAGAGGGTGGCGGCTGTACCCGCTAAGGTAGCCGACAGAGCAATAAGCATAACTCGAATCGCCATCTCCAAGGAATAGGAGTTTGAGATTACGAAACTCAAGAGTAAGCTTAGAAGTGGTATGTGAGTACCCAAAAATGCCACCAACATGATTTTAGCGGTGTAACTTTTTTTGATTAATGGAAAACTAGCTAGAAACGAGTATAGATTGAGCTTCATAAATTCTGTTCGATAGTTGGTAAATTAGTTCCGAGCTATTCTGGCAAAAAGGTATTTATAATTTACAATTCAGTGCAATTAGCTCTCATGCAACCCAACCCTGATAAGGTTATATGTTATGCTTCCCAATCTAGGTTTCTATTTATATGTTTAACGATAAAGTTTATGTAAAGCTTATCCATAAACAATTTCACAAGAAATACCTATATCAGGTTGATTTTTATTAGTTTTTATTAAGATGATGTCAGAGTAAAAATATATAAAAATTCGATTTGATTGATGAAAAATCATTTTTGATAACTAACGGCAGAGACGCAGAGAATGCAAATAGAGTAAAAAGATATTTTCACAAATGATTTAAGATTGCTATATTTTGTAAGGGCAGAGCTTTGCTCATTGGTGTCAACTTAAGCTGAAATATCCTGACTGCATGAGTTTTGCCCTCACCCCCAGCCCCTCTCCCAATTGGGAGAGGGGAGCAAATTCTCCAGTTCCCCTTCTCCCATGTTGGGAGAAGGGGTTAGGGGATGAGGGCAACCCTAGAACTCTTGCTAAACCTAACTTTTAGATTAAGTTGACACCAATGAGCAAAGCTGTGCCCCTACAGCATGGTTATTTACCTAAAAATTGCTGTAAATACGCAACAGATTATTTATTGCTAGAGCCTGAAAAAAGCAGATTTGTAACTTGCTCTAACACCTTTAATGCTGTTAATGAACCTCGAATCAACCGAGTAGCGGCAAAAGGTTGTCGAAGCATTGTGATCGCTAACGGAAAAGGGTTTAGAGAGCCATCAGAGTTAATCGCTGATGTCAGATCGGGGATATTATGCTGACAATCGTCGCTGACTACTCGCAGGATTCCCACAGACATCCCAGCCGCATTGAAAAATTCTAAAGCGGTAAATCCTTCCATATCAACAACATCAGCCGCCAAAGTCTCACCTAAACGGCGTTTTTCGGGCGCAGACCAAATTACGCGATCGCTTGTTAGTGACTTGACCAAAGATACTTTTTCTGATAGATAAGAGTGCAATTGTGCTGTAAAAGTGCGATCGCATTCTTGCAGTTTCCCCTGATAAATACAATCTTGATACAGCACAATATCACCAACTGTATGGCGATCGCTCAAGCTGCCACATATACCCATAATCAGCACTCTGGATTTTGGAGTCAGAAATTCTCCTTGTTGCAGGTATTTGAGTAAAGGCTTCATCCCAACAGGTATGGCTACTACCCTTGGGATGGAGGTAGTAATGCCGCTTAATCCGCGACACACAGCTTTATATTCTGCTCCTTGAGGTACCAAAATTGTGTTGATGGGCAAAAAATTAGACACTAGCTATCTCAATAGTTTCAAGTTTTAACGGTCAATTTAATATTGGGAGTAGACGGGCGTGGCGCGATTCTTCTTTACCTTGGAGAGCGATGTCTACGATGGGCTACGCCTACGCAGTTTGTAAAATAGGATCGCTCACCGTCGCTGCGTAACCACTAACTACTGCTTGCATTAGAGATTGGGTCATATCTGAGTGATAATAAGTAATATTGCCGTTTAGTAGTAACCAAAATTCGCAAACCGAAGATGATTGCTGTAGCATGACTAAATAATTGTGTCATCCACACGATAATTTTCCAAGATGGTAAAGCTTGATAACTCCAAATCCGCACGAGAACTCTTCAATATTTCCAAATTGGCGATTCAATTTTCGTGGCTGACGGTGAGTTTTTGGATTGCCGTAACGGTAGCTGGTGTTCTAGCTTTCAGTTCCCTTAAGTATGCCTTGTTTCCAGATATTACCTTTCCAGTGGTGGTTGTAAATGCTACAGCTCCCCTGACAACTGCCCTGGATACAGAAGCGAAGCTCACCAAACCCTTAGAAGAACGCCTCCGCTCCCTTGAAAGACTGGAGGATATCCGCTCATCCACCTATCCTAGTCAAACTGCTGTTAGCCTCTCTTTTGCCGTTGGGACGAATTTAGAAACATCGACCAAAAAGGTTGAAACTGCCCTGAAGCAGTTGAATCTACCTCAAGGAGGAACTTCTAAAATTATTCCTCTGAATCTAAACGAGTCAGCCGCCATTAGTTATGCCATAGAGAGTCCCACGCGGAATCTCAAAGATTTGACGAAGTTAGCGCAAGATGAGATTGTTAGTGCGA harbors:
- a CDS encoding putative bifunctional diguanylate cyclase/phosphodiesterase codes for the protein MKLNLYSFLASFPLIKKSYTAKIMLVAFLGTHIPLLSLLLSFVISNSYSLEMAIRVMLIALSATLAGTAATLYALHHLLKPVILTSAALQNYLNTKTLPELPTEFADEAGTLMADTSQTLYKLDELIHYISNYDDLTGLPNRDLFRDSLHQTLSQPENNQRFVAVFLLGIDDFTAMSHGLEHETTNLLLRVVAHRLSLCMTQTDILTHLSGDEFAIARIDIVSFESVIKLSQILLSTLSKPFSIKGNLIHITASIGITINGINDPNSVDQLLQQAHIALYQAKQRGRSKYQFYSPEINAQLQERITLENELHRALDRNEMLVYYQPLIDLHSGQIIAMEALVRWQHPTLGLVSPTKFIPIAEANGLILPIGEWVLRTACAQNRAWQLAGFNSIRISVNLSARQFELPNLVEVVSKILEKTGLHASYLELEVTESFLMADMERSVKTLKQLRELGIWLALDDFGTGYSSLNYLKRFPVNMLKIDRSFVQDVTSNPDSAAVTNAIIALAKSLRLNITAEGVETQEQLDYLKMQGCDEGQGYYFSCPVPAELITPMLQKISQQMETIAA
- a CDS encoding 5'-methylthioadenosine/S-adenosylhomocysteine nucleosidase family protein is translated as MSNFLPINTILVPQGAEYKAVCRGLSGITTSIPRVVAIPVGMKPLLKYLQQGEFLTPKSRVLIMGICGSLSDRHTVGDIVLYQDCIYQGKLQECDRTFTAQLHSYLSEKVSLVKSLTSDRVIWSAPEKRRLGETLAADVVDMEGFTALEFFNAAGMSVGILRVVSDDCQHNIPDLTSAINSDGSLNPFPLAITMLRQPFAATRLIRGSLTALKVLEQVTNLLFSGSSNK